CCCGGTACTACGCGAGACCAAAACCATGGAAGTGGCAGCTTGTGCGTAAATCACCGAAGCGTCAGGTTCCGTGATGATGTAGCCGAAGTCAAAGCTGGAGCCGCCAACGTGTGTGACCCAAATTTGTACCACGATGGGTTGCGGCCGGAAACTGATGGGTGCAAGGTACTCAATTTCATTTCGCCCCACCAGCGTGAATAAATCCGTGCCAATAAGGTCTTGGAAAGTGCCGCCGTTGGGAAGTTCCGTGTAAGTCAGCTGGACGCGCGCATCCTCAAGGTACTGCAAATAAACAACATTATTGACGTGACCGTAGGAATCAATATCGCCGAAACGGATTTGCTGTGAGAGTTCAATACCAGATGCCATGCTTTCATCATGCCAAAGCCGCTCAGACGCCACCAATCGAAGT
This genomic window from Arthrobacter sp. TMP15 contains:
- a CDS encoding thioesterase family protein; its protein translation is MASGIELSQQIRFGDIDSYGHVNNVVYLQYLEDARVQLTYTELPNGGTFQDLIGTDLFTLVGRNEIEYLAPISFRPQPIVVQIWVTHVGGSSFDFGYIITEPDASVIYAQAATSMVLVSRSTGRPVRLTDQQRTALEAWRGDPVPFKRSPARPSNPALVEGSI